The Zonotrichia albicollis isolate bZonAlb1 chromosome 6, bZonAlb1.hap1, whole genome shotgun sequence genome window below encodes:
- the HECTD1 gene encoding E3 ubiquitin-protein ligase HECTD1 isoform X3 translates to MADVDPDTLLEWLQMGQGDERDMQLIALEQLCMLLLMSDNVDRCFETCPPRTFLPALCKIFLDESAPDNVLEVTARAITYYLDVSAECTRRIVGVDGAIKALCNRLVVVELNNRTSRDLAEQCVKVLELICTRESGAVFEAGGLNCVLTFIRDSGHLVHKDTLHSAMAVVSRLCGKMEPQDSSLEICVESLSSLLKHEDHQVSDGALRCFASLADRFTRRGVDPAPLAKHGLTEELLSRMAAAGGTASGPSSACKPGRSSTGAPSTAADSKLSNQVSTIVSLLSTLCRGSPVVTHDLLRSELPDSIESALQGDERCVLDTMRLVDLLLVLLFEGRKALPKSSAGSTGRIPGLRRLDSSGERSHRQLIDCIRSKDTDALIDAIDTGAFEVNFMDDVGQTLLNWASAFGTQEMVEFLCERGADVNRGQRSSSLHYAACFGRPQVAKTLLRHGANPDLRDEDGKTPLDKARERGHSEVVAILQSPGDWMCPVNKGDEKKKKDANKDEEECNEPKGDPEMAPIYLKRLLPVFAQTFQQTMLPSIRKASLALIRKMIHFCSEALLKEVCDSDAGHNLPTILVEITATVLDQEDDDDGHLLALQIIRDLVDKGGDLFLDQLARLGVISKVSTLAGPSSDDENEEESKPEKEDEPQEDAKELQQGKPYHWRDWSIIRGRDCLYIWSDAAALELSNGSNGWFRFILDGKLATMYSSGSPEGGSDSSGIGLLNSKGCKQVEGESRSEFLEKLQRARSQVKPSTTSQPILSTPGPTKLTVGNWSLTCLKEGEIAIHNSDGQQATILKEDLPGFVFESNRGTKHSFTAETSLGKYVGSEFVTGWTGKRGRKLKSKLEKTKQKVRTMARDLYDDHFKAVESMPRGVVVTLRNIATQLESAWELHANRQCIEGENTWRDLMKTALENLIVLLKDENTISPYEMCSSGLVQSLLTVLNNNVDLDVKQDCSQLVERINVFKTAFSENEDDERVPVLFHSRPAVALIRKLIAVLESIERLPLHLYDTPGSTYNLQILTRRLRFRLERASGETSLIDRTGRMLKMEPLATVESLEQYLLKMVAKQWYDFDRASFVFVRKLREGQTFVFRHQHDFDENGIIYWIGTNAKTAYEWVNPAAYGLVVVTSSEGRNLPYGRLEDILSRDSSALNCHTNDDKNAWFAIDLGLWVIPSAYTLRHARGYGRSALRNWVFQVSKDGQNWTTLYTHVDDCSLNEPGSTATWPLDPPKDEKQGWRHVRIKQMGKNASGQTHYLSLSGFELYGTVNGVCEDQLGKAAKEAEANLRRQRRLVRSQVLKYMVPGARVIRGIDWKWRDQDGSPQGEGTVTGELHNGWIDVTWDAGGSNSYRMGAEGKFDLKLAPGYDPDSAASPKPVSSTVSGTTQSWSSLVKNNCPDKTTAAAGSSSRKGSSSSVCSVASSSDISLGSTKMERRSESVLEQNIVSGPDVHEPIVVLSSADSVPQADIGSSSSASTSTLTADMGNENAERKLGPDNSIRAPGESSAISMGIVSVSSPDVSSVSELTNKEAASQRPLSSSASNRLSVSSLLAAGAPMSSSASVPNLSSRETSSLESFVRRVANIARTNATNNMNLSRSSSDNNTNTLGRNVVSNATSPLMGAQSFPNLTTTGTTSTVTMSTSSVTSSSNVATATTVLSVGQSLSNTLTTSLTSTSSESDTGQEAEYSLYDFLDSCRASTLLAELDDDEDLPEPDEEDDENEDDNQEDQEYEEVMEEEEYETKGGRRRTWDDDYVLKRQFSALVPAFDPRPGRTNVQQTTDLEIPPPGTPHSELLEEVECMPSPRLALTLKVSGLGTTREVELPLTNFRSTIFYYVQKLLQLSCNGSVKSDKLRRIWEPTYTIMYREMKDSDKEKESGKMGCWSVEHVEQYLGTDELPKNDLITYLQKNADSAFLRHWKLTGTNKSIRKNRNCSQLIAAYKDFCEHGSKSGLSQGAISTLQNSDILSLAKEQPQAKAGSGQNSCGVEDVLQLLRILYIVASDPYTTRTSQEEGDEHPQFNFPPDEFTSKKITTKILQQIEEPLALASGALPDWCEQLTSKCPFLIPFETRQLYFTCTAFGASRAIVWLQNRREATVERTRTTSTVRRDDPGEFRVGRLKHERVKVPRGESLMEWAENVMQIHADRKSVLEVEFLGEEGTGLGPTLEFYALVAAEFQRTDLGAWLCDDDFPDDESRQVDIGGGLKPPGYYVQRSCGLFTAPFPQDSDELERITKLFHFLGIFLAKCIQDNRLVDLPISKPFFKLMCMGDIKSNMSKLIYESRGDRDLHCTESQSEASTEEGHDSLSVGSLEEDSKSEFILDPPKPKPPAWFNGILTWEDFELVNPHRARFLKEIKDLAIKRRQILSNKNLSEDEKNTKLQELMLKNPSGSGPPLSIEDLGLNFQFCPSSKVYGFTAVDLKPGGEDETVTMDNAEEYVDLMFDFCMHTGIQKQMEAFRDGFNRVFPMEKLSSFSHEEVQMILCGNQSPSWAAEDIINYTEPKLGYTRDSPGFLRFVRVLCGMSSDERKAFLQFTTGCSTLPPGGLANLHPRLTVVRKVDATDASYPSVNTCVHYLKLPEYSSEEIMRERLLAATMEKGFHLN, encoded by the exons ATGCCCTCCTCGAACTTTTTTGCCAGCACTGTGCAAAATTTTTCTTGATGAAAGTGCTCCAGACAATGTACTGGAAGTAACAGCTCGTGCCATAACTTATTACCTGGATGTGTCGGCTGAGTGCACCCGTAGGATTGTGGGAGTGGATGGAGCTATCAAAGCACTTTGTAATCGTTTAGTAGTTGTTGAACTTAACAACAGAACCAGCAGAGATTTGGCAGAGCAATGTGTGAAG GTGTTAGAATTAATCTGCACCCGTGAGTCAGGAGCTGTGTTTGAAGCTGGAGGGCTGAACTGTGTTCTGACATTCATTCGTGACAGTGGACACCTTGTTCATAAAGATACTTTGCATTCAGCTATGGCTGTAGTATCCAGACTCTGTGGCAAAATGGAGCCTCAGGATTCTTCATTAGAGATCTGTGTGGAATCACTGTCTAGTTTATTAAAACATGAAGACCATCAG GTTTCAGATGGAGCTTTGAGATGCTTTGCTTCATTAGCTGACAGATTCACAAGGCGTGGAGTTGACCCAGCCCCATTAGCTAAACATGGATTAACTGAGGAGTTGTTATCTCGCATGGCAGCTGCTGGTGGGACAGCCTCAGGACCATCTTCAGCTTGCAAACCTGGACGGAGTAGCACTGGAGCACCATCTACAGCTGCAGACTCTAAATTAAGTAATCAGGTGTCAACTATTGTAAGCCTGTTGTCAACCCTGTGTAGAGGCTCTCCAGTAGTAACACAT GATCTCCTAAGATCTGAGCTTCCAGATTCAATAGAAAGTGCGTTGCAGGGTGACGAGCGATGTGTGCTGGATACCATGCGGTTAGTAGATCTTCTTTTGGTGCTACTGTTCGAAGGCAGAAAAGCCCTGCCAAAATCCAGTGCTGGATCTACAGGCAGAATCCCAGGATTGAGGAGACTGGATAGTTCTGGGGAACGTTCTCATCGGCAACTGATAGATTGCATCCGCAGTAAGGATACTGATGCACTGATAGATGCAATTGACACAGGAG CTTTTGAAGTAAATTTTATGGATGATGTAGGACAAACTCTTTTAAACTGGGCCTCAGCTTTTGGAACTCAGGAAATG GTAGAATTCCTCTGTGAAAGGGGTGCTGATGTTAACAGAGGTCAGAGGTCATCCTCATTACATTATGCAGCATGTTTTGGAAGACCTCAGGTAGCAAAG ACTCTCTTACGACATGGTGCAAATCCTGATTTGAGAGATGAAGATGGGAAAACTCCTCTGGACAAAGCTCGGGAAAGGGGGCACAGTGAAGTAGTAGCTATTCTTCAGTCTCCAG ggGATTGGATGTGTCCTGTCAACAAAGGGgatgagaagaaaaagaaagatgcaaACAAGGATGAGGAAGAATGCAATGAACCCAAAGGAGATCCAGAAATGGCACCCATATACTTGAAAAGACTATTGCCTGTGTTTGCACAAACATTTCAACAAACTATGTTGCCTTCAATAAG GAAAGCAAGTCTTGCACTCATTAGAAAAATGATACATTTTTGTTCTGAGGCGCTCCTGAAAGAGGTTTGTGACTCTGATGCTGGCCACAACCTGCCCACAATACTGGTTGAGATAACAGCTACAGTGCTTGATCAAGAG gatgatgatgatggccATTTGTTAGCCTTGCAAATCATAAGGGATTTAGTGGATAAAGGTGGTGATCTTTTTCTAGACCAACTGGCTAGACTTGGCGTAATTAGTAAAGTGTCAACTTTGGCGGGACCATCATCTGATGATGAAAATGAAGAGGAGTCCAAACCTGAGAAG GAGGATGAACCACAAGAGGATGCTAAAGAACTGCAGCAGGGTAAACCATACCACTGGAGAGACTGGTCAATCATTAGGGGAAGGGACTGCCTGTATATCTGGAGTgatgctgcagccctggagctatCTAATGGTAGTAATGGATGGTTCAGATTTATCTTGGATGGAAAGCTGGCCACAATGTATTCCAGTGGGAGCCCTGAAGGAGGATCTGACAGCTCAG GAATTGGCTTACTAAATAGTAAAGGATGTAAACAGGTGGAAGGTG aaagTAGGAGTGAGTTCCTTGAGAAGTTGCAGAGGGCTCGAAGCCAAGTAAAACCATCTACCACAAGCCAGCCAATTTTATCAACACCAGGGCCAACTAAACTTACTGTAGGAAACTGGTCACTGACCTGTTTAAAAGAAGGAGAAATTGCTATTCACAATTCTGATGGTCAGCAAGCTACAATACTGAAAGAAGACCTGCCAGGCTTTGTGTTTGAATCCAACAGAGGAACAAAGCATTCGTTTACAGCTGAAACTTCCTTGGGTAAGTATGTAG GGTCAGAATTTGTGACTGGCTGGACAGgtaaaagaggaagaaaactgAAATCTAAACTGGAGAAGACAAAACAAAAG GTGCGCACTATGGCAAGGGATTTGTATGATGATCATTTTAAAGCTGTTGAAAGTATGCCTCGAGGAGTAGTTGTAACACTGAGGAACATAGCAACACAGTTAGAGTCTGCATGGGAACTTCATGCAAACAGGCAG TGCATTGAGGGGGAAAATACGTGGAGAGATTTAATGAAGACTGCTCTGGAAAACTTAATTGTACTGTTGAAGGATGAGAATACTATTTCTCCATATGAAATGTGCAGTAGTGGCTTAGTTCAATCTCTGCTGACAGTTTTAAACAAT aaTGTTGATTTGGATGTGAAACAAGACTGTAGTCAACTGGTAGAGAGGATAAACGTTTTCAAAACAGCATTCAGCGAAAATGAGGATGATGAAAG AGTACCTGTTCTCTTTCACAGTCGCCCAGCAGTTGCATTAATTCGGAAGTTGATAGCAGTGTTAGAATCCATTGAACGGCTACCTCTCCACTTGTATGATACACCAGGATCCACGTACAATCTTCAG ATCCTGACAAGGCGCTTGAGGTTTCGTTTGGAACGTGCCTCGGGGGAGACGTCTTTGATAGATCGAACTGGGAGAATGCTCAAGATGGAGCCACTGGCAACTGTTGAATCTCTAGAACAGTATCTCCTGAAAATG GTAGCAAAGCAGTGGTACGACTTTGATAGGGCTTCATTTGTTTTTGTACGAAAACTACGAGAAGGTCAGACATTTGTGTTCAGGCATCAACATGATTTTGatgaaaatggaattatttaCTGGATTGGAACAAATGCAAA AACTGCATATGAATGGGTAAATCCAGCAGCCTATGGATTAGTAGTGGTTACATCCTCAGAAGGAAGAAATCTGCCTTATGGTCGTTTAGAAGACATCCTGAGCCGTGACAGCTCAGCTCTCAATTGTCACACAAATGATGATAAGAATGCTTGGTTTGCCATAGACCTTGGCCTTTGGGTCATTCCATCAGCCTACACATTACGCCATGCTCGAGGTTATGGACgatctgctctcagaaattggGTTTTCCAGGTATCTAAGGATGGACAGAACTGGACTACTTTGTATACTCACGTTGATGACTGTAGTCTCAATGAACCAGG GTCTACAGCAACATGGCCTTTAGATCCTCCAAAAGATGAGAAACAAGGTTGGAGACATGTTAGAATAAAACAGATGGGAAAGAATGCCAGTGGGCAAACACACTACCTCTCCTTGTCTGGATTTGAACTTTATGGCACTGTGAATGGAGTATGTGAAGATCAGCTgg GAAAAGCTGCCAAAGAAGCTGAGGCAAATCTGAGAAGGCAGCGACGTCTGGTCCGTTCTCAGGTGTTGAAATACATGGTTCCAGGAGCTCGTGTAATCAGAGGAATTGATTGGAAATGGAGAGATCAGGATGGAAGCCCACAGGGGGAAGGCACTGTTACAGGAGAACTGCATAATG GCTGGATTGATGTCACCTGGGATGCTGGTGGCTCTAACTCTTACCGTATGGGCGCAGAAGGAAAGTTTGACCTCAAGCTTGCACCAGGGTACGACCCTGATTCAGCGGCATCACCCAAACCTGTTTCATCCACTGTTTCAGGCACAACGCAGTCATGGAGCAGCTTGGTGAAAAACAACTGTCCAGACAAGAcgactgctgctgcaggctcctcAAGTAGAAAAGGAAGCAGCAGTTCTGTGTGTAGCGTGGCAAGTAGCAGCGACATCAGCTTGGGTTCGACCAAAATGGAGCGGAGATCAGAAAGTGTATTGGAACAAAATATAGTTTCAGGCCCTGACGTCCATGAACCAATTGTTGTTCTGTCTTCTGCTGACAGTGTGCCTCAGGCTGACATAGGGTCATCTTCCAGTGCGAGCACCAGCACCTTAACAGCGGACATGGGAAACGAAAATGCAGAGAGGAAGTTAGGTCCTGATAACTCAATACGTGCTCCTGGGGAGTCCAGTGCTATATCCATGGGAATTGTTAGTGTAAGCTCTCCTGATGTGAGTTCAGTCTCTGAACTGACTAATAAAGAAGCAGCTTCCCAACGACCCCTGAGCTCTTCAGCAAGTAACAGACTCTCAGTCAGTTCTTTGTTGGCTGCTGGGGCACCCATGAGCTCCAGTGCGAGTGTTCCGAACTTATCATCTCGAGAAACTTCCAGCCTGGAGTCCTTTGTACGCAGAGTGGCAAACATAGCGCGTACCAATGCCACAAACAACATGAACTTAAGCCGGAGTAGCAGTGATAACAATACTAATACTTTGGGAAGAAATGTTGTGAGTAATGCAA CTTCTCCTCTTATGGGTGCCCAAAGTTTTCCTAATCTGACTACAACTGGTACCACATCAACAGTGACCATGTCTACATCCAGTGTTACTAGCAGCAGCAATGTAGCTACAGCAACTACAGTTTTATCTGTTGGTCAGTCGCTTAGTAATACTCTAACTACTAGCCTAACATCAACATCTAGTGAGAGCGAtacagggcaggaggcagaatATTCTTTATATG ATTTTCTTGATAGCTGCCGAGCTAGTACTCTGTTGGCAGAGTTAGATGATGATGAGGATCTACCTGAGCCAGATGAAGAAGATGATGAAAATGAAGATGATAACCAAGAAGATCAAGAATATGAAGAAGTTATG GAGGAAGAGGAGTATGAAACCAAAGGAGGCCGTAGGAGAACATGGGATGATGACTATGTGTTGAAACGACAGTTTTCTGCATTGGTTCCTGCTTTTGACCCAAGACCGGGTCGTACTAATGTGCAACAGACAACTGACCTAGAAATCCCTCCACCAG GTACGCCTCATTCAGAACTCTTGGAAGAGGTTGAGTGCATGCCTTCACCACGTTTAGCACTTACCTTGAAAGTTTCGGGTCTTGGAACAACTCGAGAAGTAGAACTGCCCCTAACAAACTTTCGATCCACCATCTTTTACTATGTACAGAAATTGTTACAGCTTTCCTGTAATGGCAGTGTGAAATCCGACAAACTTAGACGGATTTGGGAGCCAACATACAC AATCATGTACAGAGAAATGAAGGATTCTgataaagagaaagaaagtgGAAAAATG GGTTGCTGGTCAGTAGAGCATGTGGAGCAGTACCTTGGCACTGATGAATTACCAAAGAATGACTTGATAACCTACCTGCAGAAGAATGCAGACTCAGCTTTCCTGCGCCACTGGAAATTAACCGGCACTAATAAAAGTATTAGGAAAAACAGAAATTGTTCCCAGCTCATAGCTGCATACAAG GACTTTTGTGAACATGGATCAAAATCTGGATTGAGTCAAGGGGCCATTTCTACTCTTCAAAATTCTGATATCCTTAGTTTGGCCAAGGAGCAaccccaggccaaagctggcaGTGGACAGAACTCCTGTGGAGTGGAAGATGTTCTGCAGTTACTTAGAATTTTGTATATAGTTGCCAGTGACCCTTACACAACACGGACTTCTCAAGAAG AAGGAGATGAGCATCCTCAGTTTAACTTTCCACCAGATGAATTCACAAGTAAAAAAATTACTACAAAGATTCTGCAACAGATTGAG GAACCATTGGCACTAGCAAGTGGAGCTTTGCCAGATTGGTGTGAGCAACTAACAAGCAAGTGTCCTTTCTTAATTCCATTTGAAACGAGACAGTTGTACTTCACATGTACAGCATTTGGAGCatcaag AGCAATTGTATGGCTGCAGAACAGACGTGAAGCCACTGTGGAGCGGACAAGGACCACGAGCACAGTGCGCCGGGATGATCCAGGGGAATTCAGAGTTGGACGCCTCAAACATGAAAGAGTGAAAGTTCCGCGAGGTGAATCCTTGATGGAGTGGGCAGAAAATGTCATGCAGATTCATGCAGACAGAAAATCTGTTCTAGAG GTTGAGTTTTTAGGGGAGGAAGGAACAGGCCTGGGTCCTACCTTGGAATTTTATGCATTGGTGGCAGCAGAATTTCAGAGGACAGATTTGGGAGCTTGGCTTTGTGATGATGATTTTCCAGATGATGAGTCCCGACAG GTTGATATCGGTGGTGGACTGAAACCACCTGGCTACTATGTACAGAGATCATGTGGACTGTTTACAGCACCATTCCCACAAGATAGTGATGAACTTGAAAGAATAACCAAACTCTTTCATTTCCTTGGAATTTTCTTGGCTAAATGCATTCAGGACAATAGACTTGTGGATTTACCCATTTCTAagcctttttttaaactcatgTGTATGGGGGACATTAAAAGTAACATGAGCAAGTTGATATATGAATCGCGGGGTGACAGAGACTTGCACTGTACTGAAAGTCAGTCAGAGGCTTCCACAGAAGAAGGACATGATTCCTTGTCAGTAGGAAGTCTGGAAGAAGACTCCAAATCAGAATTTATTCTTGATCCACCAAAACCTAAGCCTCCTGCCTGGTTTAATGGAATTTTGACATGGGAAGACTTTGAATTAGTAAACCCACATAGAGCTAGGTTTCTAAAAGAAATTAAGGACCTTGCAATTAAAAGACGTCAAATTCTAAGCAACAAAAATCTGTCAGAAGATGAAAAGAACACCAAACTACAGGAATTAATGCTGAAGAATCCGTCAGGTTCAGGGCCTCCTCTTAGCATAGAGGACTTGGG tttaaattttcagttttgCCCTTCGTCCAAAGTATATGGGTTTACGGCTGTGGATCTCAAACCAGGTGGTGAAGATGAG ACTGTAACAATGGATAATGCAGAGGAGTATGTAGATCTCATGTTTGACTTCTGCATGCATACTGGTATACAGAAACAAATGGAGGCCTTCAGAG ATGGCTTCAATAGAGTCTTTCCAATGGAGAAGCTGAGTTCCTTCAGCCATGAAGAGGTTCAGATGATTCTGTGTGGAAATCAATCACCTTCTTGGGCAGCTGAGGATATCATCAATTACACCGAACCCAAACTGGGATATACAAGAGATAG CCCTGGATTCCTTCGATTTGTGAGAGTCTTGTGTGGAATGTCCTCAGATGAGAGGAAGGCTTTCCTGCAGTTCACCACGGGTTGTTCGACGCTCCCACCCGGGGGGCTGGCAAACCTCCACCCCCGGCTCACTGTTGTGCGCAAG GTTGATGCTACAGATGCAAGTTACCCATCTGTGAATACATGTGTGCATTACCTGAAGTTGCCTGAGTATTCTTCCGAGGAGATTATGAGGGAGCGTCTGCTAGCTGCTACCATGGAGAAAGGCTTCCATCTCAACTGA